The nucleotide window CCGGCTAGATCGAAAGACCGTCTAAAACTGTTTACAGGAAAATCGCGGCGTGTATAAGTTTGGTTCTCGGTGTTTTGTTTTTCATCAACACTCACCGTCAAAGTATCTTCACTAACACCAATTTTGAAATCCCCTTTTTGAAATCCAGGTACCAAGAGTTCAATCACAAATTCGGTTTCTTTTTCTAATATATTAATCGGAACCGGATTGAAACTGTTCATAAAGGGATTCTTACCTTGAAAGGGATTTCCACCTGTAAAGGGATTTCCACCTGCAAACGGGAATCCACCCATTTTGCGCATGAAAGGATGGCCGAAGCCGTGTTTTGCAGCATGACACGCCGCACGATGATGATGTTTTCCAAAGAATAATCTACACATAGTTGTTTTGGTTTTGGTTCTTAAAGTTATGTTGTTTGTTATGTATTAGCAGACGAACCAACTTTGGAATTACTTTAAACAAGGATACATTTTTTTGAGAACGAACGCATCAACAAAAAAGGCTTGGTTTGCTCCAAGCCTTTCGTCTCTTTTTTTCGCTGCTAATTTCCCATTTTGCGTTTTTCGCATTTTTGCCGCCAAACTGCCTTGAACTCGGCGCGTTCTTCCTCGCTCATTTCTTTCC belongs to Rhodothermia bacterium and includes:
- a CDS encoding Hsp20/alpha crystallin family protein, whose product is MCRLFFGKHHHRAACHAAKHGFGHPFMRKMGGFPFAGGNPFTGGNPFQGKNPFMNSFNPVPINILEKETEFVIELLVPGFQKGDFKIGVSEDTLTVSVDEKQNTENQTYTRRDFPVNSFRRSFDLAGKVLTQEITASYEEGILRITLPKTLEAQQSKTEIRVG